The stretch of DNA ACATATTGCATCAGTAATACTCATATCTGTATTTTTATAAAAATTTATCCTGTTGTCCATAGTTACGTCTGTTCTTTCACAAATATTAGACATGATAGCAACAGATTCTAAAGGATATTTTCCTTTAGCACTTTCTCCTGATAACATTACAGCATCAGTACCATCTAAAATTGCATTAGCTACATCTCCAGCTTCTGCTCTTGTAGGACGAGGATTTTTAATCATAGAATCTAACATCTGAGTTGCAGTTATTACTACCTTACCAAAAAAATTACATTTTCTAATCATCATTTTTTGAGCAAAAATTACATCTTCTACAGGTATTTCTACTCCTAAATCTCCTCTAGCTACCATTATACCATCAGAAACACTTAAAATATCATCAAAATTATTTAAACCTTCTTGATTTTCAATTTTTGCTATAATTTGAATACTTTCTCCTTTATTTTTTTTTAAAAATTTTTTAATTTCTAATATATCTTCTTTTTTTCTTATAAATGAAGCAGCAATATAATCTATTTTATTTTTACATGCAAATATTAAATCTTCTTTATCTTTATTTGATAAAGAAGGTAATTTAGTAGATATTCCAGGTAAATTAATTCCTTTATTTTCTGATAATTTACCATTATTTAATACTTGACAAATAATATTATTATTACTTATTTCTAATACTTTCATTTCTATAAGACCATCATCTACAAGTATTTTATTTCCTATATTAAGATCAAAAATTAAATTAGGATATGTTATAGCAACACAATGATTATCACCAATAACAGATTTATCTGTAGTTAAAACAAATTTTTGTCCAGATTTTAAATCTACATCTATACCTTTTTTAAGTTTTATAGTACGTATTTCAGGACCTTTAGTATCTAATAATATTGCTGCATTTTGTCCTGTTATATCCATAATTTCTCTTAAAATTATGATACGTTTTTCATGATCTTTATGATTTCCATGAGAAAAATTTAATCTCATAACATTCATTCCTAAATTTAATAATTTGGATAATATTTCTTTAGATTCTGAACTAGGTCCAATAGTACATATTATTTTTGTTTTTTTCATATATTTTATGTATTCCTATATTTTAAAATATAATTTTATATTATTTATAATTAAATATTAATTAATTTTATTAATCTTTTTTTTATAGTATTTATAATAATATCTATTCCTTGTAATCTAGATAGAGATAGATATTTATCTAGAGATAATTGTTTAAAACATGATTGAATATCAAAGTTAATAATTTTATTATAAGTTTTATTATTATAAAATATAAAAATAATAGCTAATAAACCTTGTACTATAGAAGAATCGCTATATCCTTTAAATGATACATGATCATTACTAAAATTAATTTTTAAAGTAATCCAAACTTGACTTTGACAACCATGAATCAAATTTTTTGAAGAATGATGTTTTTGTGATAAAATAGGAATTTTATTTCCTAATTCAATTATATATAAATAACGTTCTTCCCAATTACTACAACGCTTAAAATTAGTTTTTAATATATTTTGATTAGGTAATATATTTATAACCATAATTATTTATTTAATAAATTATTTATATAGATTAATTTACTAATAAATATATCTATTTCTTCAAAAATATTATATATAGAAAAAGATATTCTACACATAGATTTAACATTATAATATTTCATTATAGGAATAGCACAATGATGTCCAGTACGTATTGCAATACCATATTCATCAAGAAAACATCCTATGTCATAAGGATGATAGTTTTTTAAATTAAAAGAAATAATACCTACTCTATTTTTTAAAAAACTATTACCAAAAATTTTAATATTTGGTATGTTAGAAATTTTTTTTAAAGCATATAATGTTAAACTTTGATTATGATTTATAATATCTTTAATATTAAAAGATGTAAACCATGATAACGCTTCACCTAACCCTATAATTCCTGCAATATTAGGAGAACCTGCTTCAAATTTCCATGGTATTTTTTCCCAAATAGGAAAATTATTACAATCAATATTACTTATCATACCTCCTCCAAACTCCCAGGGTGGCATTAATTCTAATATATTTTTTTTTCCATAAAGTATACCAATTCCTGTAGGACCAAAAATTTTATGCCCAGAAAAAACAAAAAAATCACATCCAATGTCTTGAACGTTAATTATTCTATTTGTAACTGCTTGAGCACCATCTATTAATGTTAAAATATTTTTACTTTTAGCTAATTTTACTATTTTATTTATGGGATTAACTGTACCTAATACATTAGAAATATAAGTAATAGATATTAATTTAGTTTTTTGATCTATTAAATTAGAAATTTGTTTAAAATTTAATTCTCCATTTTGAGTTAATGGTATAATACGAATATTAAATCCTATTTTTTCTGATATAATCTTCCATGGAAAAATATTAGAATGATGTTCCATTTCTGAAATAATAATATTATCTCCTGAAGAAAGATTATTTATACCCCAGGTATTT from Enterobacteriaceae endosymbiont of Plateumaris pusilla encodes:
- the pykF gene encoding pyruvate kinase PykF; the protein is MKKTKIICTIGPSSESKEILSKLLNLGMNVMRLNFSHGNHKDHEKRIIILREIMDITGQNAAILLDTKGPEIRTIKLKKGIDVDLKSGQKFVLTTDKSVIGDNHCVAITYPNLIFDLNIGNKILVDDGLIEMKVLEISNNNIICQVLNNGKLSENKGINLPGISTKLPSLSNKDKEDLIFACKNKIDYIAASFIRKKEDILEIKKFLKKNKGESIQIIAKIENQEGLNNFDDILSVSDGIMVARGDLGVEIPVEDVIFAQKMMIRKCNFFGKVVITATQMLDSMIKNPRPTRAEAGDVANAILDGTDAVMLSGESAKGKYPLESVAIMSNICERTDVTMDNRINFYKNTDMSITDAICRSAVEISEKLKAPLIIVATELGKSAKSVRKYFPKAIILALTTNIKTSKQLILSKGIIPKLVKKILSTDDFYYIGKKVALSSKYAIKGDVIVMVSGALVPSGTTNTTSVHII
- the sufE gene encoding cysteine desulfuration protein SufE — protein: MVINILPNQNILKTNFKRCSNWEERYLYIIELGNKIPILSQKHHSSKNLIHGCQSQVWITLKINFSNDHVSFKGYSDSSIVQGLLAIIFIFYNNKTYNKIINFDIQSCFKQLSLDKYLSLSRLQGIDIIINTIKKRLIKLINI
- a CDS encoding SufS family cysteine desulfurase is translated as MNLNLIKIRKQFPILSRKVNKHNFIYFDNAATVHKPISVISKISNFYKKNYSSVHRGTHTLSIEATNIMEKVRYQVANFINARKIEEIIFTKSTTEGINLIANTWGINNLSSGDNIIISEMEHHSNIFPWKIISEKIGFNIRIIPLTQNGELNFKQISNLIDQKTKLISITYISNVLGTVNPINKIVKLAKSKNILTLIDGAQAVTNRIINVQDIGCDFFVFSGHKIFGPTGIGILYGKKNILELMPPWEFGGGMISNIDCNNFPIWEKIPWKFEAGSPNIAGIIGLGEALSWFTSFNIKDIINHNQSLTLYALKKISNIPNIKIFGNSFLKNRVGIISFNLKNYHPYDIGCFLDEYGIAIRTGHHCAIPIMKYYNVKSMCRISFSIYNIFEEIDIFISKLIYINNLLNK